The following coding sequences are from one Brooklawnia cerclae window:
- a CDS encoding histone-like nucleoid-structuring protein Lsr2 translates to MAQRVEYILVDDLDQTAADETVRFSLDGVNYEIDLSSANAARLREGLAGYIGSARRNGGRRARAAASTKAPTATQIRAWAADNGFDVSARGRVPANIRAAYERAHA, encoded by the coding sequence ATGGCTCAGCGTGTCGAGTACATTCTTGTAGACGATCTCGACCAGACCGCCGCCGACGAGACGGTTCGTTTCTCACTCGACGGTGTCAACTATGAGATCGATCTTTCAAGCGCGAATGCAGCCCGACTGCGTGAGGGACTGGCGGGCTATATCGGTTCGGCTCGCCGCAATGGCGGACGTCGGGCCCGCGCGGCAGCGTCCACCAAGGCGCCCACGGCGACGCAGATCAGGGCCTGGGCGGCAGACAACGGATTCGACGTCAGCGCACGCGGTCGCGTCCCTGCCAATATCCGGGCGGCTTACGAGCGCGCCCACGCCTGA
- the folP gene encoding dihydropteroate synthase, translating to MTTDAAENTGRMLVMGVVNVTPDSFSDGGRWFSHHDAVAHGHELLNQGADMLDIGGESTRPGATRPSQDEELRRVLSVVRDLAGTVPLSIDTMRAEVARQAIDAGATIVNDVSGGLADPGMLSLVASSGVDYICQHWRGHGAVMNRLATYQDVVAEVLVELTARARACADAGIDPGRVVIDPGLGFAKAAEHDWLILAHLDEFVSLGHRVLVGASRKRFLGGVLGGREPLGRDAATAAVSVVCAQNGVWAVRTHEVRAQRDAIAVVERLKRARGL from the coding sequence ATGACGACGGACGCTGCCGAAAACACCGGCAGGATGCTCGTGATGGGCGTGGTCAACGTCACGCCCGACTCGTTCTCCGACGGGGGACGCTGGTTCAGCCATCATGACGCCGTGGCGCACGGCCACGAGCTGTTGAACCAGGGCGCCGACATGCTCGACATCGGAGGCGAGTCGACGCGCCCGGGCGCCACGCGTCCCTCCCAGGACGAAGAACTCCGCCGGGTGCTGAGCGTGGTCCGCGACCTCGCGGGCACCGTGCCGCTCAGCATCGACACGATGCGGGCCGAGGTGGCCAGGCAGGCCATCGACGCCGGGGCGACCATCGTCAACGACGTGTCGGGCGGGTTGGCCGATCCCGGGATGCTCTCGTTGGTCGCGAGCAGCGGGGTCGACTACATCTGCCAACACTGGCGGGGGCACGGGGCGGTGATGAACCGCTTGGCGACCTATCAGGATGTCGTCGCCGAGGTACTGGTTGAACTCACGGCGCGCGCCCGGGCCTGTGCGGACGCCGGGATCGACCCGGGCCGGGTCGTCATCGATCCCGGGCTGGGCTTCGCGAAGGCCGCCGAGCACGACTGGCTCATCCTCGCGCACCTGGACGAGTTCGTCTCCCTGGGGCACCGGGTGCTGGTGGGGGCGTCCCGCAAGCGATTCCTGGGCGGAGTGCTGGGCGGACGCGAGCCCCTGGGTCGCGACGCAGCCACCGCAGCCGTCTCGGTGGTGTGCGCACAGAACGGCGTGTGGGCGGTCAGAACCCATGAGGTTCGGGCGCAGCGGGACGCGATTGCCGTTGTGGAGCGCCTCAAACGGGCCAGGGGGCTGTGA
- the folK gene encoding 2-amino-4-hydroxy-6-hydroxymethyldihydropteridine diphosphokinase has product MSDAFPIDVDTLGNLKPLNQVVFSLGSNQGDSVDILQAAVDRLAETPNLIVVDVSPVYLTKPVGNVDQPDFYNAVLIADSTLEPTTLLERANAIEQAYGRYRDPGNPGGPRTLDIDLIVVGQRTSDTEALKLPHPRAHERAFVLVPWLDIDPRASLPQGRVDDLVATMDTSGVRRLDDARIMKP; this is encoded by the coding sequence ATGAGTGACGCATTCCCCATCGACGTCGATACCCTCGGCAATCTCAAGCCCCTGAACCAGGTTGTGTTCAGCCTGGGCTCCAACCAGGGAGATTCCGTGGACATCCTGCAGGCCGCTGTCGATCGGCTCGCAGAAACCCCGAACCTGATCGTCGTCGACGTATCGCCGGTCTATCTGACCAAGCCTGTCGGCAATGTCGACCAGCCTGATTTCTACAACGCCGTGCTGATCGCCGACTCCACTCTCGAACCGACGACGCTGCTGGAACGTGCGAATGCCATCGAGCAGGCATACGGCCGCTATCGCGATCCAGGAAATCCCGGCGGGCCCCGCACACTGGATATCGACCTCATCGTGGTCGGGCAGCGCACCAGTGACACGGAGGCATTGAAGTTGCCTCATCCGCGTGCACACGAACGCGCTTTCGTCCTCGTCCCGTGGCTCGACATCGATCCGCGGGCAAGTCTTCCGCAGGGACGTGTGGACGATCTCGTGGCCACCATGGACACCTCTGGTGTTCGCCGACTGGATGATGCACGAATCATGAAACCGTGA
- the folB gene encoding dihydroneopterin aldolase: protein MGDGTMGTIRLLGLEAIGRHGVLPSEREQGQPFVVDVSVEVPMPVDDDLGQTVDYSALATEVVGIVEGRPVDLIETLAAMIADRVLEDSRIRTVEVTVHKPAAPIAADFRDVSVTISRSNHE, encoded by the coding sequence ATGGGCGACGGGACAATGGGCACCATCAGACTATTGGGGCTCGAGGCGATAGGGCGGCACGGTGTGCTTCCCAGTGAGCGCGAGCAGGGGCAGCCGTTCGTCGTGGACGTGTCGGTGGAGGTGCCGATGCCCGTTGACGACGATCTCGGGCAGACCGTCGACTATTCGGCGTTGGCCACCGAAGTGGTGGGCATCGTCGAGGGTCGTCCCGTCGACCTGATCGAGACCCTGGCGGCGATGATCGCCGATCGGGTGCTCGAGGATTCACGAATCAGGACTGTCGAGGTGACTGTGCACAAGCCCGCAGCCCCGATCGCAGCTGATTTCAGGGACGTGTCGGTGACTATTTCGAGGAGCAATCATGAGTGA